A portion of the Luxibacter massiliensis genome contains these proteins:
- the nusB gene encoding transcription antitermination factor NusB — protein sequence MVRRELREHIFKMLFQIEFNETSDMPEHLLLYLDNLQSASEDDRDYIKRKFEAASQKIPEIDCILNEKTSGWKTTRMNKVDLTILRLAVYEMKWDDEVPKRVAINEAVELAKRFSGKEGPSFVNGVLAKLAGDKED from the coding sequence ATGGTAAGAAGAGAACTTCGGGAGCATATTTTTAAAATGCTTTTCCAGATTGAATTCAATGAGACCAGTGATATGCCAGAGCACTTGCTGTTATATTTAGATAACCTGCAGAGTGCATCTGAGGATGATAGAGACTACATAAAGAGAAAATTTGAGGCGGCCAGCCAAAAAATACCAGAGATTGACTGCATTTTGAATGAGAAAACGTCTGGGTGGAAGACTACTAGAATGAACAAGGTAGACCTGACCATCCTGCGCCTTGCTGTCTACGAGATGAAATGGGATGATGAAGTACCAAAAAGAGTAGCGATTAATGAGGCTGTGGAGCTGGCCAAAAGATTCAGCGGCAAGGAAGGGCCTTCCTTTGTAAATGGAGTGCTGGCAAAGCTGGCGGGTGATAAGGAGGACTGA
- a CDS encoding Asp23/Gls24 family envelope stress response protein gives MAKDERNTYTIQNDSSLGEVKIADEVVAIIAALAATEVEGVASMAGNITNELIGKLGMKNISKGVKVDVLEGVVTVSLALNLKYNYSIMEISSRVQEKVKNAIENMTGLEVADVNIKVAGVEMENPS, from the coding sequence ATGGCAAAGGACGAAAGAAATACGTATACAATACAGAATGATTCCAGCTTGGGCGAGGTGAAGATTGCAGATGAGGTGGTGGCAATCATTGCGGCCCTGGCAGCCACAGAGGTGGAAGGAGTCGCTTCCATGGCAGGGAATATAACCAACGAACTGATAGGCAAGCTGGGTATGAAGAATATTTCAAAAGGCGTAAAGGTTGATGTGCTGGAAGGCGTTGTGACTGTCTCCCTGGCATTGAACCTGAAATATAACTACAGCATCATGGAGATTTCATCCAGGGTGCAGGAGAAAGTAAAGAATGCCATTGAGAACATGACCGGACTGGAAGTTGCAGATGTCAATATTAAGGTTGCAGGAGTAGAAATGGAGAACCCTTCATAA